The proteins below come from a single Necator americanus strain Aroian chromosome V, whole genome shotgun sequence genomic window:
- a CDS encoding hypothetical protein (NECATOR_CHRV.G18449.T1), whose protein sequence is MRPPGECETRGCVRVPHNSVNCYRTPVRFGFHAFLRFNLRCINKDCLKCGATAKGAEEVVREETLAEKVSTIESSSLDENKTTRKF, encoded by the exons ATGCGGCCGCCGGGAGAATGCGAAACACGTGGGTGTGTGCGTGTGCCACATAACTCAGTAAATTGCTATCGAACTCCTGTTCGGTTCGGATTCCACGCATTCCTGCGGTTCAACCTACGATGCATAA ATAAGGATTGTTTGAAATGCGGTGCAACAGCAAAAGGTGCGGAGGAGGTGGTGAGAGAGGAGACACTTGCAGAGAAAG TATCTACAATTGAGAGCTCATCGTTGGACGAAAATAAAACTACCAGGAAATTTTAG